In Streptosporangiales bacterium, a single genomic region encodes these proteins:
- a CDS encoding helix-turn-helix domain-containing protein produces MDTSTPATIAVSAIVFPFNRDESRLPRTGKPAVRRVEAVQRATAVLDALAEAGGELGTNELGRRTGINVSTVSRLLATLAEAGLVQQLPGTGAYRLGTRLLQLADVVRANLDVRTLARPHLDELTELTGETATLSLPGEHDVLTIDYAQRDVSVRSVAAIGRNSVAHATAVGKVFLAWGGRVPAGRLVAYTERTITDRSALEREVAKVRRRGWADAVREREADLNGLAVPVLDGADRLVAILGVQGPSTRFTQKAMRAAVGPLRDRAATVAATFQR; encoded by the coding sequence ATGGACACCTCAACTCCTGCTACTATTGCCGTGTCGGCAATAGTATTTCCATTCAATCGAGACGAGTCTAGGTTGCCGAGAACTGGGAAGCCAGCGGTTCGCCGGGTCGAAGCCGTCCAGCGCGCGACCGCGGTGCTCGACGCCCTCGCCGAAGCCGGTGGTGAGCTGGGCACGAACGAGCTCGGCAGGCGCACGGGGATCAACGTCAGCACCGTCTCGCGGCTGCTCGCCACGCTGGCCGAGGCCGGCCTGGTGCAGCAGCTGCCGGGCACCGGGGCCTACCGGCTCGGCACCCGGCTACTGCAGCTCGCCGACGTCGTGCGGGCGAACCTGGACGTGCGTACGCTCGCGCGTCCGCACCTGGACGAGCTCACCGAGCTGACCGGTGAGACGGCGACGCTCTCGCTACCTGGCGAGCACGACGTGCTCACCATCGACTACGCCCAGCGCGACGTCTCCGTGCGCAGTGTGGCCGCGATCGGGCGGAACAGTGTCGCGCATGCGACGGCGGTCGGCAAGGTGTTCCTCGCCTGGGGTGGCCGGGTGCCGGCCGGGCGGCTGGTGGCGTACACCGAACGCACCATCACCGACCGTTCCGCGCTGGAGCGGGAGGTGGCGAAGGTGCGGCGGCGCGGCTGGGCGGACGCGGTGCGGGAGCGGGAGGCGGACCTCAACGGGCTCGCGGTGCCGGTGCTCGACGGCGCCGACCGGCTGGTCGCGATCCTCGGCGTGCAGGGCCCGTCGACCAGGTTCACGCAGAAGGCGATGCGTGCCGCGGTGGGGCCGCTGCGCGACCGCGCCGCGACGGTGGCGGCCACGTTCCAGCGGTGA
- a CDS encoding molybdopterin-dependent oxidoreductase: MRGAAVASQLIPPGGVDGARIEDGPLVCGQGEFLDDLDPLPGSLHAAVVRSPHPHARIVAVQLDAARAAPGVAAVIGPDEVRAALRPFPLSVKTPMPYYPTGTDKVRFVGEPVAVVVASDRYLAEDAAELATVEYEPLPAVVDTVAALAADAPRLHDEADGNVASDRTFDFGDVDGVFADAAHVVRGRYSFPRYSSTPMECYSVIADWKVDADGPGVDAWANFHGPFSMVPVVAGALDIPVSRLRMVVPKDIGGSFGIKSAVYPYVVLMALASKHAGRPVRWTEDRIEHLLASSAGSDRVMWFDAAVDTDGRVRALRVDLVDNVGAYLRPPEPSTLYRCFGNITGPYAIDAVQIRARAVVTNKTPTGLNRGFGGQQLYFGLERLMDDVAEATGLDPAEARRRNLVPADAFPYQTPTGGVYDSGDYQKALDLMLANAGYDELRARSAAAAANGELFGVGMALVVDPSATNIGYVGLATPAEQRPPGRGKSGSTEHVRISVDPQGVVSVLLGTVPQGQGHATVARQVVASRLGLPLAQVRPVVAMDTATTPWTISSGSYSSRFAPLLTSALVDAADKIAGTLKLAAGVLLDVPPDELELAEGAVRHARDHDKSVLLRHAAGLVHWDPGSLPDGVSARLYEEAAFTPPQAKAASRDDQINSSLCYGFVAELVACRIDPATLEITLEKVSTVHDAGTVLHPALLEGQVHGALAHGLGGALYEEFRYADSGQPMASTFMDYLCPTSAEASYELDSDHLETPSPVTKLGAKGCGEGSSMSLPVAVANAVADALRPRGVDVTSLPLHGEVLHSLLEDPDQEGP, from the coding sequence ATGAGGGGAGCTGCCGTGGCGAGCCAGCTGATCCCTCCGGGTGGTGTGGACGGGGCGCGGATCGAGGACGGTCCGCTGGTCTGCGGCCAGGGCGAGTTCCTCGACGACCTCGACCCGCTGCCCGGCAGCTTGCACGCCGCCGTCGTCCGTAGCCCGCACCCGCATGCACGTATTGTCGCCGTTCAGCTCGACGCCGCACGCGCTGCGCCGGGCGTGGCGGCAGTTATCGGGCCGGACGAGGTGCGCGCGGCACTGCGCCCGTTCCCGCTGTCGGTGAAGACGCCCATGCCGTACTACCCCACAGGCACGGACAAGGTGCGCTTCGTCGGCGAGCCGGTCGCGGTGGTGGTCGCCAGCGACCGCTACCTGGCCGAGGACGCCGCCGAGCTGGCCACCGTCGAGTACGAGCCGCTGCCGGCCGTCGTGGACACCGTCGCCGCGCTGGCCGCCGACGCGCCGCGGCTGCACGACGAAGCGGACGGCAACGTGGCCAGCGACCGCACCTTCGACTTCGGCGACGTGGACGGGGTGTTCGCCGACGCCGCGCACGTGGTGCGCGGCCGGTACTCGTTCCCGCGGTACTCGTCCACGCCGATGGAGTGCTACAGCGTCATCGCCGACTGGAAGGTCGACGCCGACGGCCCAGGTGTGGACGCCTGGGCGAACTTCCACGGACCGTTCTCCATGGTGCCGGTCGTCGCGGGCGCGCTCGATATCCCGGTGTCGCGGCTGCGCATGGTGGTGCCGAAGGACATCGGCGGCAGCTTCGGCATCAAGTCGGCGGTGTACCCGTACGTGGTGCTGATGGCGCTCGCGAGCAAGCACGCCGGCCGGCCGGTGCGGTGGACCGAGGACCGGATCGAGCACCTGCTGGCCAGCTCCGCCGGCTCCGACCGGGTGATGTGGTTCGACGCCGCGGTGGACACCGACGGCCGGGTGCGCGCGCTGCGCGTAGACCTGGTCGACAACGTCGGCGCGTACCTGCGGCCGCCGGAGCCGAGCACGCTCTACCGGTGCTTCGGCAACATCACCGGCCCGTACGCCATCGACGCCGTGCAGATCCGCGCGCGGGCAGTGGTGACCAACAAGACGCCCACCGGGCTGAACCGCGGCTTCGGTGGCCAGCAGCTCTACTTCGGCCTGGAACGGCTGATGGACGACGTCGCCGAGGCGACCGGCCTCGACCCCGCGGAGGCCAGGAGGCGCAACCTGGTGCCCGCGGACGCCTTCCCGTACCAGACGCCCACCGGGGGCGTCTACGACTCCGGCGACTACCAGAAGGCCCTCGACCTGATGCTCGCGAACGCCGGCTACGACGAGCTGCGCGCGCGCAGCGCGGCGGCCGCGGCCAACGGTGAGCTGTTCGGTGTCGGCATGGCGCTCGTGGTCGACCCGTCCGCGACGAACATCGGGTACGTCGGTCTCGCCACGCCGGCGGAGCAACGGCCGCCAGGCCGCGGGAAGTCCGGCTCCACCGAGCACGTACGGATCAGCGTCGACCCGCAGGGCGTGGTGTCGGTGCTGCTCGGCACCGTGCCGCAGGGCCAGGGGCACGCGACCGTCGCCAGGCAGGTTGTTGCGAGCCGGCTCGGGTTGCCGCTCGCGCAGGTGCGGCCCGTGGTGGCGATGGACACCGCCACCACGCCGTGGACGATCAGCTCCGGCTCGTACTCGTCCAGGTTCGCGCCGCTGCTCACCAGTGCGCTGGTGGACGCGGCGGACAAGATCGCAGGCACGTTGAAGCTCGCGGCCGGCGTGCTGCTCGACGTACCGCCGGACGAGCTGGAGCTCGCCGAGGGCGCTGTGCGCCACGCGCGCGACCACGACAAGAGCGTGCTGCTGCGGCACGCCGCCGGCCTCGTGCACTGGGATCCCGGCTCGCTGCCGGACGGGGTGTCCGCCCGGTTGTACGAGGAGGCCGCGTTCACGCCGCCGCAGGCGAAGGCCGCCAGCCGCGACGACCAGATCAACTCCAGCCTCTGCTACGGCTTCGTCGCCGAGCTGGTGGCCTGCCGGATCGACCCTGCGACGCTGGAGATCACGCTGGAGAAGGTCAGTACCGTGCACGACGCGGGCACCGTGCTGCACCCGGCGCTGCTCGAGGGCCAGGTGCACGGCGCGCTCGCGCACGGGCTCGGTGGCGCGTTGTACGAGGAGTTCAGGTACGCGGACTCAGGTCAGCCGATGGCGTCCACGTTCATGGACTACCTCTGCCCGACGTCGGCGGAGGCGTCGTACGAGCTCGACAGCGACCACCTCGAGACCCCGTCGCCGGTCACCAAGCTCGGCGCCAAGGGTTGCGGCGAGGGCAGCAGCATGAGCCTGCCGGTCGCCGTCGCGAACGCCGTCGCCGACGCGCTGCGGCCGCGCGGCGTCGACGTCACCAGCCTGCCGTTGCACGGCGAGGTGTTGCACAGTCTTCTCGAAGACCCCGACCAGGAAGGACCCTGA
- a CDS encoding PadR family transcriptional regulator codes for MSTVRLTSTSYVVLGMVALRGASTSYDLKRAVGHSVGYFWPFPHAQLYSEPKRLVEAGLLDVSTEAGGRRRQTYSITDEGLRELKEWLAEPATEPMQVRDVAELKLFFNELAADADVLRLAEDQVKKHHERIAVYEAMQERFGDDPSVAARMVTLRLGLELERAALRFWEELVADRGSDQ; via the coding sequence ATGTCAACGGTCCGACTGACCTCCACCTCCTACGTCGTCCTCGGCATGGTCGCACTGCGTGGCGCCTCCACGTCGTACGACCTGAAGCGGGCCGTGGGGCACTCGGTCGGCTACTTCTGGCCGTTCCCCCACGCCCAGCTCTACTCCGAACCGAAGCGGCTGGTCGAGGCCGGCCTGCTGGACGTGAGCACCGAGGCGGGCGGTCGCCGGCGGCAGACCTACTCGATCACCGACGAGGGGCTGCGCGAGCTGAAGGAATGGCTGGCCGAGCCGGCCACCGAGCCGATGCAGGTGCGCGACGTGGCCGAGCTGAAGCTCTTCTTCAACGAGCTGGCGGCGGACGCCGACGTACTCAGGCTCGCCGAAGACCAGGTGAAGAAGCACCACGAGCGGATCGCCGTCTACGAGGCGATGCAGGAGCGGTTCGGCGACGACCCGAGCGTCGCCGCGCGCATGGTCACCCTGCGCCTTGGCCTGGAGCTGGAGCGCGCGGCGCTGCGCTTCTGGGAAGAACTCGTCGCCGACCGTGGTTCGGACCAGTGA
- a CDS encoding sodium:solute symporter family protein: MDSVWVVFVIAIGYLAALAVISFVVRRSSRTSASYTTGGKAFPAVFIGLLLASEFIGTSASMGTAQEAFSVGISASWNLVSLGVGFILFSFLLARKFKTLGENTISGALARAYGERVRVATSVIMIAALLIVTIAIYASGGAVLASLLEIDPAVAVVVTGALAAIYVAVGGMRSVVYTNLLHAIVMFIGIVISAVVATKNVGGFGELRAKLPAEMFDWDGVGWAQIMAWMIAGIGATFATQYVVQAVISVGDEGKAQRAGFFSAIMLVPYGVLAALVGMCSAVLYPKIESIQAMPAVVVDMNAVAGGIVIAGLAAAMLGSLAALILGASTLMLKDFYQRFFNRDGDDKKNVRFIRVATIVAGMLPIPLALYATDVLTVTFLAKSLRAALAVLVLMMFYAPRFGSRGGAFASIIASLLTTIAWFLAGDPYGIDNAYIAVLTPLVIMTISHFVSKDRANDVRAKVEEPA, encoded by the coding sequence ATGGACTCAGTCTGGGTCGTCTTCGTCATCGCCATCGGGTACCTGGCTGCCCTGGCCGTAATCAGCTTCGTCGTACGAAGAAGCTCACGTACCTCGGCGAGCTACACCACAGGCGGCAAGGCGTTCCCCGCGGTGTTCATCGGCCTGCTGCTTGCGTCGGAGTTCATCGGCACGTCGGCCAGCATGGGCACCGCGCAGGAAGCGTTCAGCGTCGGCATCTCCGCATCCTGGAACCTGGTCTCGCTTGGCGTCGGCTTCATCCTGTTCTCGTTCCTGCTGGCGCGGAAGTTCAAGACGCTCGGTGAGAACACCATCTCGGGCGCGCTCGCCCGCGCCTACGGCGAACGGGTGCGGGTGGCGACCTCGGTGATCATGATCGCCGCGCTGCTGATCGTCACCATCGCGATCTACGCCAGCGGCGGCGCCGTGCTCGCCAGCCTGCTGGAGATCGACCCCGCAGTCGCCGTCGTGGTCACCGGCGCGCTCGCCGCGATCTACGTCGCCGTCGGCGGCATGCGGTCGGTCGTCTACACCAACCTGCTGCACGCCATCGTGATGTTCATCGGCATCGTCATCTCCGCCGTGGTGGCCACCAAGAACGTAGGTGGGTTCGGCGAGCTGCGCGCCAAGCTGCCCGCGGAGATGTTCGACTGGGACGGCGTGGGCTGGGCGCAGATCATGGCCTGGATGATCGCCGGCATCGGCGCCACGTTCGCCACCCAGTACGTCGTGCAGGCGGTCATCTCCGTCGGCGACGAGGGCAAGGCACAGCGCGCCGGGTTCTTCTCCGCCATCATGCTCGTCCCTTACGGCGTACTGGCCGCCCTGGTCGGCATGTGCAGTGCCGTGCTCTACCCGAAGATCGAGTCGATCCAGGCGATGCCCGCGGTCGTCGTGGACATGAACGCCGTCGCCGGCGGGATCGTGATCGCCGGGCTCGCCGCCGCCATGCTGGGCTCGCTGGCCGCACTCATCCTCGGCGCGTCCACGCTTATGCTGAAGGACTTCTACCAGCGCTTCTTCAACCGCGACGGCGACGACAAGAAGAACGTCCGCTTCATCAGGGTCGCCACCATCGTCGCCGGCATGCTGCCGATCCCGCTCGCGTTGTACGCCACCGACGTGCTGACCGTGACGTTCCTCGCGAAGTCGCTGCGGGCCGCGCTCGCGGTGCTCGTGCTGATGATGTTCTACGCGCCGCGGTTCGGCTCGCGCGGTGGCGCGTTCGCCAGCATCATCGCCTCGCTGCTCACCACGATCGCCTGGTTCCTTGCCGGCGACCCGTACGGCATCGACAACGCGTACATCGCCGTGCTGACCCCGTTGGTGATCATGACCATCAGCCACTTCGTCAGCAAGGACCGGGCGAACGACGTCCGGGCGAAGGTCGAAGAGCCCGCGTAG